A single Augochlora pura isolate Apur16 chromosome 2, APUR_v2.2.1, whole genome shotgun sequence DNA region contains:
- the LOC144477643 gene encoding uncharacterized protein LOC144477643 isoform X3, whose amino-acid sequence MHPQNLKENSNVDSTVIFSGPGNVKHRKEKHLTAIQWQVGCDGHLWRHQTDLVKRLREQARDGTLAEVMQLPVLVWRVKTESSSLLRNRREAGSGDYGTDGYDEPNYNEEYDEEYDEEDDEDGDDSQVQPTFVPDTSAPRGNLAPEHPHRHHHGEEAIDWNTEDIDDVITSVNQANTLENALNRSAAETSTPTEQPSESSARQTVFVSPVTVPVSQTTITTTPTSTLLPISVTNTTTTPTTTTTEMRIPTTTTTTTTTTTPQPTTSSVATTTTTTTTAPTTTRTTAEPPRVITETIEYGLHNFPPRQDKRLKKIPVTAGKPLSYIIPPSTFSDLEDGDTRNLRLSLYLQGAPLKSSHWLQFNPNTQEVYGLPLENDISTWTYDLIAADREGLNVTDRLDIHVQQHKLSRSVNHEFSVYLRIDKRSEFPTDVDWELKVIRSIAELYGDSDTKHITVRSIDILKEQAIFTWTNDSLPRSPDCPREYITDLLRMLVDRNGEPSSALKEVLAPEIRVKRVVHQGIGQCEDMNRPEPPKVSTQEPKSNFPPMSRNQVDLINATVGQLLVFKVPEDTFYDLEDGSARNLRMSLLTIERTPIPAHEWLQFDSKNQEFYGVPMRSDVGRKEYQLVVTDKEDASTTDGLVVVVYPAPMMHHTVEFSMTLDIPYDSFAHSALQKRNFIEKLRDLYQDKDTNSISLHSISNGSTVITWHNRTLPTGYCADDEVSRLRSVLVKSDNDRRSVTDEVLDAMGSKFPVKQITVIPMGICLGELTDFHSPDNNVPPVDDSTSVGAFHDDYLITFVLPAIIIAAMLILAGIIACVLYRRRRSGKMSVSEQDDERQSFRSKGIPVIFQDELDEKPDPGKYSNKSPVILKEEKPPLPPPEYQKTEDGADVPMLPKENSEEPYQPPPPFATNRDTNRQNRPKPTPTYRKPPPYVPP is encoded by the exons ATGCACCCGCAAAATTTGAAGGAGAACTCGAACGTCGACTCGACGGTGATCTTCAGCGGACCTGGGAACGTGAAGCATCGTAAAGAGAAACACCTGACCGCGATACAATGGCAG GTCGGCTGCGACGGCCACTTATGGAGGCATCAGACCGATTTGGTGAAACGATTGCGTGAGCAAGCGAGGGACGGCACATTGGCGGAGGTGATGCAGCTTCCGGTGCTGGTGTGGCGCGTGAAAACGGAATCGAGCTCCTTATTGAGGAACCGGAGGGAGGCCGGTTCCGGGGACTACGGGACGGACGGCTACGACGAGCCCAACTACAACGAGGAGTACGACGAAGAATacgacgaggaggacgacgaggacggCGATGACTCGCAAGTGCAGCCGACTTTCGTGCCGGATACGAGCGCTCCGAGAGGGAACCTCGCTCCGGAACATCCTCACAGACACCATCACGGGGAGGAAGCTATCGACTGGAAT ACCGAGGACATCGACGACGTGATAACGTCGGTGAACCAGGCGAACACATTGGAGAACGCGTTGAACCGAAGCGCCGCGGAGACCAGCACG CCAACGGAACAGCCGTCGGAATCGTCGGCGAGACAGACCGTATTCGTATCGCCCGTTACAGTACCCGTAAGCCAGACCACGATCACTACAACTCCAACCAGTACCCTGTTACCGATATCGGTCACGAACACTACCACGACACcaacaacaacgacaacaGAAATGCGAATACCGACCACCACAACTACCACCACAACCACCACCACGCCTCAGCCTACTACCAGCAGCGTTGCTACCACGACCACCACTACAACAACggcgccgacgacgacgagaacCACCGCCGAACCACCCAGAGTCATCACGGAAACCATAGAGTACGGCCTCCACAACTTCCCGCCCAGACAGGACAAGAGGTTGAAGAAGATACCGGTGACCGCCGGCAAACCGCTCAGCTACATCATACCGCCAAGCACGTTCAGCGACTTGGAAGACGGCGATACGAGAAACTTGAGGCTGAGCTTGTATCTCCAGGGCGCGCCTTTGAAGAGCTCCCACTGGTTGCAGTTCAATCCGAACACCCAGGAGGTCTATGGATT acCACTGGAGAACGACATCTCCACCTGGACATACGACTTGATAGCTGCGGACAGGGAGGGACTAAACGTGACCGACCGACTCGACATCCACGTGCAACAGCACAAACTCAGTCGCAGCGTCAATCACGAATTTAGCGTCTACCTCAGGATCGATAAACGCTCGGAATTCCCCACAGACGTGGATTGGGAGCTGAAG GTGATTCGAAGCATAGCTGAATTGTACGGCGACAGCGATACGAAACATATCActgttcgatcgatcgacatCCTTAAAGAGCAAGCTATCTTCACCTGGACCAACGACAGCCTGCCGAGAAGCCCCGACTGTCCACGAGAATACATCACTGACCTGTTACGT atgcTCGTCGACCGAAACGGCGAACCCAGCAGTGCTCTGAAAGAAGTGCTCGCCCCAGAGATCCGAGTGAAACGAGTAGTGCATCAAGGAATCGGCCAGTGCGAGGACATGAACAGACCAGAGCCGCCGAAAGTTTCCACCCAAGAGCCTAAATCCAACTTCCCGCCGATGTCCAGGAACCAAGTGGACCTCATCAATGCTACCGTTGGCCAACTGCTGGTGTTCAAGGTGCCGGAA GACACCTTCTACGACCTCGAAGACGGTTCTGCCCGAAACTTGCGGATGTCTCTCCTAACCATCGAGCGCACCCCTATACCAGCCCACGAATGGCTGCAATTCGACAGCAAAAATCAAGAGTTCTACGGTGTTCCGATGCGCAGCGACGTGGGACGCAAAGAATACCAACTGGTCGTCACCGACAAGGAAGACGCCAGCACCACCGACGGTCTCGTGGTGGTAGTCTATCCAGCGCCGATGATGCACCATACAGTCGAATTTTCTATGACTTTGGACATACCTTACGACTCGTTCGCGCATTCCGCCCTTCAGAAACGTAACTTCATCGAGAAGCTGCGCGATCTGTACCAAGACAAGGACACCAATTCCATATCGTTGCACAGTATATCCAACGGCAGCACGGTGATCACGTGGCACAACAGGACACTGCCCACCGGGTACTGCGCCGACGACGAGGTGAGCAGATTGCGATCGGTGCTCGTCAAAAGCGACAACGATCGACGGTCGGTCACCGACGAAGTCTTGGACGCGATGGGCTCGAAGTTCCCCGTGAAACAGATCACGGTGATCCCTATGGGAATCTGTCTCGGCGAGCTGACCGACTTCCATTCGCCGGACAACAATGTTCCACCCGTGGACGACTCTACGTCGGTCGGAGCGTTCCACGATGACTACCTCATCACGTTCGTTCTGCCTGCTATAATCATCGCCGCGATGCTCATACTCGCGGGTATTATTGCCTGCGTGCTGTACAGGCGAAGGAGGAGCGGGAAGATGAGCGTCAGCGAGCAAGACGACGAAAGACAGAGCTTCCGAAGCAAGGGGATACCTGTGATCTTCCAGGACGAGCTGGACGAGAAACCTGATCCAGGTAAATACA GTAACAAATCGCCGGTGATACTGAAAGAAGAGAAGCCGCCACTGCCTCCGCCGGAGTACCAGAAAACCGAGGACGGAGCGGACGTGCCCATGTTACCAAAAGAGAACTCGGAGGAGCCTTatcagccgccgccgccgttcgcCACGAACCGCGACACCAATCGTCAGAACCGGCCGAAGCCGACCCCCACGTACAGAAAACCGCCCCCGTACGTGCCCCCCTAA
- the Cah1 gene encoding carbonic anhydrase 1 has protein sequence MKNPHVLACFLLLVPLSLGLTPQEDDLVFDDVGDESTSTAATVINGRRFDDPRTSWHEQNNWPRDAKRHQVERLWGVPDVVVPVGHVLKLRIPRQAFTGSVDYYEVFDANGSQLPKWMFWDDAASTLVGVPTKKDLGSHHLSAKAIGKHGDTAKDLFIVQVVPEKHEELKHRDGKNCSQNENQKYLDDVLSGGPLMDDVYKLEQYHCHWGCSDSRGSEHTVDGQAFAGELHLVHWNTSKYNTFAKAAKAPDGLAVLGVFLKVGKTHQEMDKIARLLPYVSHKDEVVEIAEFIDPGKLLPGE, from the exons ATGAAGAATCCTCACGTGCTCGCGTGCTTCCTGCTGCTGGTGCCCCTGTCGCTCGGCCTGACCCCGCAGGAGGACGACCTGGTGTTCGATGACGTCGGCGACGAGAGCACCAGCACGGCGGCGACGGTGATCAACGGCCGGCGTTTCGACGATCCGAGAACGAGCTGGCACGAGCAGAACAACTGGCCGCGGGACGCCAAGAGGCACCAGGTCGAGAGGCTCTGGGGCGTTCCCGATGTCGTCGTGCCCGTCGGCCACGTGCTCAAGCTGAGGATCCCGCGGCAGGCGTTCACCGGGTCCGTAGATTATTACGAG GTGTTCGACGCGAACGGTAGTCAGTTGCCGAAATGGATGTTCTGGGACGACGCGGCGTCGACGCTGGTGGGCGTGCCGACGAAGAAGGACCTGGGCAGCCATCATCTGAGCGCGAAGGCGATCGGGAAGCACGGCGACACCGCGAAGGACCTGTTCATCGTGCAGGTAGTCCCCGAGAAGCACGAGGAGCTGAAGCACAGGGACGGAAAG AACTGTAGTCAGaatgaaaatcaaaaatatttggacgatg TCTTGAGCGGTGGTCCCTTGATGGACGACGTGTACAAGCTCGAGCAGTACCATTGTCATTGGGGGTGCAGCGATTCCAGGGGTTCGGAACATACCGTCGACGGTCAAGCGTTCGCGGGAGAG TTGCATCTAGTGCATTGGAACACCAGCAAGTACAACACGTTCGCAAAAGCAGCGAAAGCGCCGGACGGCCTCGCGGTTCTGGGCGTTTTTCTGAAG GTTGGGAAGACGCACCAGGAGATGGACAAGATAGCGCGTCTGCTGCCGTACGTGTCCCATAAGGACGAAGTCGTAGAAATTGCCGAGTTTATCGATCCCGGTAAACTCCTTCCAGGTGAGTGA
- the LOC144477643 gene encoding uncharacterized protein LOC144477643 isoform X1: MHPQNLKENSNVDSTVIFSGPGNVKHRKEKHLTAIQWQVGCDGHLWRHQTDLVKRLREQARDGTLAEVMQLPVLVWRVKTESSSLLRNRREAGSGDYGTDGYDEPNYNEEYDEEYDEEDDEDGDDSQVQPTFVPDTSAPRGNLAPEHPHRHHHGEEAIDWNTEDIDDVITSVNQANTLENALNRSAAETSTTTTTELTSSPPPSSTTPTTSITTTTSTPTTTTSTTTPTTTTQQAQSTTTSTTTSTTTTTTTADTTTATSILVPTTVPTATESPRPETTAETTTENAKRAENESVNVSSVVIPEITTLPSVIPHSSTGGTAATTVERTDTDVNGGTVNVTTEEPTEQPSESSARQTVFVSPVTVPVSQTTITTTPTSTLLPISVTNTTTTPTTTTTEMRIPTTTTTTTTTTTPQPTTSSVATTTTTTTTAPTTTRTTAEPPRVITETIEYGLHNFPPRQDKRLKKIPVTAGKPLSYIIPPSTFSDLEDGDTRNLRLSLYLQGAPLKSSHWLQFNPNTQEVYGLPLENDISTWTYDLIAADREGLNVTDRLDIHVQQHKLSRSVNHEFSVYLRIDKRSEFPTDVDWELKVIRSIAELYGDSDTKHITVRSIDILKEQAIFTWTNDSLPRSPDCPREYITDLLRMLVDRNGEPSSALKEVLAPEIRVKRVVHQGIGQCEDMNRPEPPKVSTQEPKSNFPPMSRNQVDLINATVGQLLVFKVPEDTFYDLEDGSARNLRMSLLTIERTPIPAHEWLQFDSKNQEFYGVPMRSDVGRKEYQLVVTDKEDASTTDGLVVVVYPAPMMHHTVEFSMTLDIPYDSFAHSALQKRNFIEKLRDLYQDKDTNSISLHSISNGSTVITWHNRTLPTGYCADDEVSRLRSVLVKSDNDRRSVTDEVLDAMGSKFPVKQITVIPMGICLGELTDFHSPDNNVPPVDDSTSVGAFHDDYLITFVLPAIIIAAMLILAGIIACVLYRRRRSGKMSVSEQDDERQSFRSKGIPVIFQDELDEKPDPGKYSNKSPVILKEEKPPLPPPEYQKTEDGADVPMLPKENSEEPYQPPPPFATNRDTNRQNRPKPTPTYRKPPPYVPP, translated from the exons ATGCACCCGCAAAATTTGAAGGAGAACTCGAACGTCGACTCGACGGTGATCTTCAGCGGACCTGGGAACGTGAAGCATCGTAAAGAGAAACACCTGACCGCGATACAATGGCAG GTCGGCTGCGACGGCCACTTATGGAGGCATCAGACCGATTTGGTGAAACGATTGCGTGAGCAAGCGAGGGACGGCACATTGGCGGAGGTGATGCAGCTTCCGGTGCTGGTGTGGCGCGTGAAAACGGAATCGAGCTCCTTATTGAGGAACCGGAGGGAGGCCGGTTCCGGGGACTACGGGACGGACGGCTACGACGAGCCCAACTACAACGAGGAGTACGACGAAGAATacgacgaggaggacgacgaggacggCGATGACTCGCAAGTGCAGCCGACTTTCGTGCCGGATACGAGCGCTCCGAGAGGGAACCTCGCTCCGGAACATCCTCACAGACACCATCACGGGGAGGAAGCTATCGACTGGAAT ACCGAGGACATCGACGACGTGATAACGTCGGTGAACCAGGCGAACACATTGGAGAACGCGTTGAACCGAAGCGCCGCGGAGACCAGCACG ACAACAACCACTGAACTTACATcatcaccaccaccatcatcaACAACTCCGACAACAAGTATCACTACAACAACATCAACCCCCACGACGACCACCTCAACAACAACTCCAACTACAACCACCCAACAAGCCCAGTCGACGACCACTAGTACCACAACTAGCACAACTACGACTACAACAACAGCCGATACAACAACAGCTACTAGCATCTTGGTGCCGACCACCGTGCCAACGGCCACCGAGTCGCCGAGACCGGAGACGACCGCCGAGACCACGACGGAGAACGCCAAGCGAGCGGAGAACGAATCCGTGAACGTCTCGTCCGTCGTTATTCCAGAAATCACGACCCTACCCTCGGTTATCCCGCATTCTAGCACCGGCGGAACCGCCGCGACCACCGTGGAGAGAACGGACACGGACGTCAACGGTGGTACTGTTAATGTCACCACGGAGGAG CCAACGGAACAGCCGTCGGAATCGTCGGCGAGACAGACCGTATTCGTATCGCCCGTTACAGTACCCGTAAGCCAGACCACGATCACTACAACTCCAACCAGTACCCTGTTACCGATATCGGTCACGAACACTACCACGACACcaacaacaacgacaacaGAAATGCGAATACCGACCACCACAACTACCACCACAACCACCACCACGCCTCAGCCTACTACCAGCAGCGTTGCTACCACGACCACCACTACAACAACggcgccgacgacgacgagaacCACCGCCGAACCACCCAGAGTCATCACGGAAACCATAGAGTACGGCCTCCACAACTTCCCGCCCAGACAGGACAAGAGGTTGAAGAAGATACCGGTGACCGCCGGCAAACCGCTCAGCTACATCATACCGCCAAGCACGTTCAGCGACTTGGAAGACGGCGATACGAGAAACTTGAGGCTGAGCTTGTATCTCCAGGGCGCGCCTTTGAAGAGCTCCCACTGGTTGCAGTTCAATCCGAACACCCAGGAGGTCTATGGATT acCACTGGAGAACGACATCTCCACCTGGACATACGACTTGATAGCTGCGGACAGGGAGGGACTAAACGTGACCGACCGACTCGACATCCACGTGCAACAGCACAAACTCAGTCGCAGCGTCAATCACGAATTTAGCGTCTACCTCAGGATCGATAAACGCTCGGAATTCCCCACAGACGTGGATTGGGAGCTGAAG GTGATTCGAAGCATAGCTGAATTGTACGGCGACAGCGATACGAAACATATCActgttcgatcgatcgacatCCTTAAAGAGCAAGCTATCTTCACCTGGACCAACGACAGCCTGCCGAGAAGCCCCGACTGTCCACGAGAATACATCACTGACCTGTTACGT atgcTCGTCGACCGAAACGGCGAACCCAGCAGTGCTCTGAAAGAAGTGCTCGCCCCAGAGATCCGAGTGAAACGAGTAGTGCATCAAGGAATCGGCCAGTGCGAGGACATGAACAGACCAGAGCCGCCGAAAGTTTCCACCCAAGAGCCTAAATCCAACTTCCCGCCGATGTCCAGGAACCAAGTGGACCTCATCAATGCTACCGTTGGCCAACTGCTGGTGTTCAAGGTGCCGGAA GACACCTTCTACGACCTCGAAGACGGTTCTGCCCGAAACTTGCGGATGTCTCTCCTAACCATCGAGCGCACCCCTATACCAGCCCACGAATGGCTGCAATTCGACAGCAAAAATCAAGAGTTCTACGGTGTTCCGATGCGCAGCGACGTGGGACGCAAAGAATACCAACTGGTCGTCACCGACAAGGAAGACGCCAGCACCACCGACGGTCTCGTGGTGGTAGTCTATCCAGCGCCGATGATGCACCATACAGTCGAATTTTCTATGACTTTGGACATACCTTACGACTCGTTCGCGCATTCCGCCCTTCAGAAACGTAACTTCATCGAGAAGCTGCGCGATCTGTACCAAGACAAGGACACCAATTCCATATCGTTGCACAGTATATCCAACGGCAGCACGGTGATCACGTGGCACAACAGGACACTGCCCACCGGGTACTGCGCCGACGACGAGGTGAGCAGATTGCGATCGGTGCTCGTCAAAAGCGACAACGATCGACGGTCGGTCACCGACGAAGTCTTGGACGCGATGGGCTCGAAGTTCCCCGTGAAACAGATCACGGTGATCCCTATGGGAATCTGTCTCGGCGAGCTGACCGACTTCCATTCGCCGGACAACAATGTTCCACCCGTGGACGACTCTACGTCGGTCGGAGCGTTCCACGATGACTACCTCATCACGTTCGTTCTGCCTGCTATAATCATCGCCGCGATGCTCATACTCGCGGGTATTATTGCCTGCGTGCTGTACAGGCGAAGGAGGAGCGGGAAGATGAGCGTCAGCGAGCAAGACGACGAAAGACAGAGCTTCCGAAGCAAGGGGATACCTGTGATCTTCCAGGACGAGCTGGACGAGAAACCTGATCCAGGTAAATACA GTAACAAATCGCCGGTGATACTGAAAGAAGAGAAGCCGCCACTGCCTCCGCCGGAGTACCAGAAAACCGAGGACGGAGCGGACGTGCCCATGTTACCAAAAGAGAACTCGGAGGAGCCTTatcagccgccgccgccgttcgcCACGAACCGCGACACCAATCGTCAGAACCGGCCGAAGCCGACCCCCACGTACAGAAAACCGCCCCCGTACGTGCCCCCCTAA
- the LOC144477643 gene encoding uncharacterized protein LOC144477643 isoform X2, with amino-acid sequence MHPQNLKENSNVDSTVIFSGPGNVKHRKEKHLTAIQWQVGCDGHLWRHQTDLVKRLREQARDGTLAEVMQLPVLVWRVKTESSSLLRNRREAGSGDYGTDGYDEPNYNEEYDEEYDEEDDEDGDDSQVQPTFVPDTSAPRGNLAPEHPHRHHHGEEAIDWNTEDIDDVITSVNQANTLENALNRSAAETSTTTTTELTSSPPPSSTTPTTSITTTTSTPTTTTSTTTPTTTTQQAQSTTTSTTTSTTTTTTTADTTTATSILVPTTVPTATESPRPETTAETTTENAKRAENESVNVSSVVIPEITTLPSVIPHSSTGGTAATTVERTDTDVNGGTVNVTTEEPTEQPSESSARQTVFVSPVTVPVSQTTITTTPTSTLLPISVTNTTTTPTTTTTEMRIPTTTTTTTTTTTPQPTTSSVATTTTTTTTAPTTTRTTAEPPRVITETIEYGLHNFPPRQDKRLKKIPVTAGKPLSYIIPPSTFSDLEDGDTRNLRLSLYLQGAPLKSSHWLQFNPNTQEVYGLPLENDISTWTYDLIAADREGLNVTDRLDIHVQQHKLSRSVNHEFSVYLRIDKRSEFPTDVDWELKVIRSIAELYGDSDTKHITVRSIDILKEQAIFTWTNDSLPRSPDCPREYITDLLRMLVDRNGEPSSALKEVLAPEIRVKRVVHQGIGQCEDMNRPEPPKVSTQEPKSNFPPMSRNQVDLINATVGQLLVFKVPEDTFYDLEDGSARNLRMSLLTIERTPIPAHEWLQFDSKNQEFYGVPMRSDVGRKEYQLVVTDKEDASTTDGLVVVVYPAPMMHHTVEFSMTLDIPYDSFAHSALQKRNFIEKLRDLYQDKDTNSISLHSISNGSTVITWHNRTLPTGYCADDEVSRLRSVLVKSDNDRRSVTDEVLDAMGSKFPVKQITVIPMGICLGELTDFHSPDNNVPPVDDSTSVGAFHDDYLITFVLPAIIIAAMLILAGIIACVLYRRRRSGKMSVSEQDDERQSFRSKGIPVIFQDELDEKPDPGNKSPVILKEEKPPLPPPEYQKTEDGADVPMLPKENSEEPYQPPPPFATNRDTNRQNRPKPTPTYRKPPPYVPP; translated from the exons ATGCACCCGCAAAATTTGAAGGAGAACTCGAACGTCGACTCGACGGTGATCTTCAGCGGACCTGGGAACGTGAAGCATCGTAAAGAGAAACACCTGACCGCGATACAATGGCAG GTCGGCTGCGACGGCCACTTATGGAGGCATCAGACCGATTTGGTGAAACGATTGCGTGAGCAAGCGAGGGACGGCACATTGGCGGAGGTGATGCAGCTTCCGGTGCTGGTGTGGCGCGTGAAAACGGAATCGAGCTCCTTATTGAGGAACCGGAGGGAGGCCGGTTCCGGGGACTACGGGACGGACGGCTACGACGAGCCCAACTACAACGAGGAGTACGACGAAGAATacgacgaggaggacgacgaggacggCGATGACTCGCAAGTGCAGCCGACTTTCGTGCCGGATACGAGCGCTCCGAGAGGGAACCTCGCTCCGGAACATCCTCACAGACACCATCACGGGGAGGAAGCTATCGACTGGAAT ACCGAGGACATCGACGACGTGATAACGTCGGTGAACCAGGCGAACACATTGGAGAACGCGTTGAACCGAAGCGCCGCGGAGACCAGCACG ACAACAACCACTGAACTTACATcatcaccaccaccatcatcaACAACTCCGACAACAAGTATCACTACAACAACATCAACCCCCACGACGACCACCTCAACAACAACTCCAACTACAACCACCCAACAAGCCCAGTCGACGACCACTAGTACCACAACTAGCACAACTACGACTACAACAACAGCCGATACAACAACAGCTACTAGCATCTTGGTGCCGACCACCGTGCCAACGGCCACCGAGTCGCCGAGACCGGAGACGACCGCCGAGACCACGACGGAGAACGCCAAGCGAGCGGAGAACGAATCCGTGAACGTCTCGTCCGTCGTTATTCCAGAAATCACGACCCTACCCTCGGTTATCCCGCATTCTAGCACCGGCGGAACCGCCGCGACCACCGTGGAGAGAACGGACACGGACGTCAACGGTGGTACTGTTAATGTCACCACGGAGGAG CCAACGGAACAGCCGTCGGAATCGTCGGCGAGACAGACCGTATTCGTATCGCCCGTTACAGTACCCGTAAGCCAGACCACGATCACTACAACTCCAACCAGTACCCTGTTACCGATATCGGTCACGAACACTACCACGACACcaacaacaacgacaacaGAAATGCGAATACCGACCACCACAACTACCACCACAACCACCACCACGCCTCAGCCTACTACCAGCAGCGTTGCTACCACGACCACCACTACAACAACggcgccgacgacgacgagaacCACCGCCGAACCACCCAGAGTCATCACGGAAACCATAGAGTACGGCCTCCACAACTTCCCGCCCAGACAGGACAAGAGGTTGAAGAAGATACCGGTGACCGCCGGCAAACCGCTCAGCTACATCATACCGCCAAGCACGTTCAGCGACTTGGAAGACGGCGATACGAGAAACTTGAGGCTGAGCTTGTATCTCCAGGGCGCGCCTTTGAAGAGCTCCCACTGGTTGCAGTTCAATCCGAACACCCAGGAGGTCTATGGATT acCACTGGAGAACGACATCTCCACCTGGACATACGACTTGATAGCTGCGGACAGGGAGGGACTAAACGTGACCGACCGACTCGACATCCACGTGCAACAGCACAAACTCAGTCGCAGCGTCAATCACGAATTTAGCGTCTACCTCAGGATCGATAAACGCTCGGAATTCCCCACAGACGTGGATTGGGAGCTGAAG GTGATTCGAAGCATAGCTGAATTGTACGGCGACAGCGATACGAAACATATCActgttcgatcgatcgacatCCTTAAAGAGCAAGCTATCTTCACCTGGACCAACGACAGCCTGCCGAGAAGCCCCGACTGTCCACGAGAATACATCACTGACCTGTTACGT atgcTCGTCGACCGAAACGGCGAACCCAGCAGTGCTCTGAAAGAAGTGCTCGCCCCAGAGATCCGAGTGAAACGAGTAGTGCATCAAGGAATCGGCCAGTGCGAGGACATGAACAGACCAGAGCCGCCGAAAGTTTCCACCCAAGAGCCTAAATCCAACTTCCCGCCGATGTCCAGGAACCAAGTGGACCTCATCAATGCTACCGTTGGCCAACTGCTGGTGTTCAAGGTGCCGGAA GACACCTTCTACGACCTCGAAGACGGTTCTGCCCGAAACTTGCGGATGTCTCTCCTAACCATCGAGCGCACCCCTATACCAGCCCACGAATGGCTGCAATTCGACAGCAAAAATCAAGAGTTCTACGGTGTTCCGATGCGCAGCGACGTGGGACGCAAAGAATACCAACTGGTCGTCACCGACAAGGAAGACGCCAGCACCACCGACGGTCTCGTGGTGGTAGTCTATCCAGCGCCGATGATGCACCATACAGTCGAATTTTCTATGACTTTGGACATACCTTACGACTCGTTCGCGCATTCCGCCCTTCAGAAACGTAACTTCATCGAGAAGCTGCGCGATCTGTACCAAGACAAGGACACCAATTCCATATCGTTGCACAGTATATCCAACGGCAGCACGGTGATCACGTGGCACAACAGGACACTGCCCACCGGGTACTGCGCCGACGACGAGGTGAGCAGATTGCGATCGGTGCTCGTCAAAAGCGACAACGATCGACGGTCGGTCACCGACGAAGTCTTGGACGCGATGGGCTCGAAGTTCCCCGTGAAACAGATCACGGTGATCCCTATGGGAATCTGTCTCGGCGAGCTGACCGACTTCCATTCGCCGGACAACAATGTTCCACCCGTGGACGACTCTACGTCGGTCGGAGCGTTCCACGATGACTACCTCATCACGTTCGTTCTGCCTGCTATAATCATCGCCGCGATGCTCATACTCGCGGGTATTATTGCCTGCGTGCTGTACAGGCGAAGGAGGAGCGGGAAGATGAGCGTCAGCGAGCAAGACGACGAAAGACAGAGCTTCCGAAGCAAGGGGATACCTGTGATCTTCCAGGACGAGCTGGACGAGAAACCTGATCCAG GTAACAAATCGCCGGTGATACTGAAAGAAGAGAAGCCGCCACTGCCTCCGCCGGAGTACCAGAAAACCGAGGACGGAGCGGACGTGCCCATGTTACCAAAAGAGAACTCGGAGGAGCCTTatcagccgccgccgccgttcgcCACGAACCGCGACACCAATCGTCAGAACCGGCCGAAGCCGACCCCCACGTACAGAAAACCGCCCCCGTACGTGCCCCCCTAA